In a single window of the Flavobacterium sp. W4I14 genome:
- a CDS encoding hypothetical protein (product_source=Hypo-rule applied; cath_funfam=2.60.120.10; cleavage_site_network=SignalP-noTM), whose translation MKTFFTLIFCFLACLTKAQLPSDTLITYITFENLKGPDDAYGASIDRPIGSGAFKNISDRDNLRVRMAKLENSYRWPDGSKIDFTKRNSQHSNTGIVDRYTLINPTTKDTLFLFVDPYKTDSTFYIPKGLVAVNKEVLAKEIAVQLKSIEDINVAKDAFSNEQENINKIANYIASNIGLVNFIDRESLRKVMTDTQADPELKNYLFKLYVLNKFYALGKNIVNTKAYALNKMKESFINFQKEHPDVVTGNIKINLN comes from the coding sequence ATGAAAACTTTCTTTACCTTAATTTTTTGCTTCCTTGCCTGCTTAACCAAGGCTCAGCTCCCATCAGATACGTTGATTACCTACATCACTTTCGAAAACCTAAAAGGGCCTGATGATGCTTATGGCGCATCAATCGATCGGCCAATAGGCAGTGGTGCCTTTAAAAACATATCCGATCGGGATAATTTAAGAGTAAGAATGGCCAAACTCGAAAATTCTTACCGCTGGCCTGATGGATCAAAAATTGACTTTACTAAAAGAAATAGTCAACATTCAAATACAGGTATTGTAGATCGTTATACTTTGATAAATCCAACTACAAAAGATACGCTATTTCTCTTTGTTGATCCTTATAAAACCGATTCTACATTTTATATTCCAAAGGGATTGGTTGCTGTTAACAAAGAAGTTTTGGCAAAAGAAATTGCCGTACAGCTAAAATCAATCGAGGATATTAACGTCGCTAAAGATGCTTTTAGCAATGAACAGGAAAACATTAATAAGATTGCCAACTACATTGCCAGTAATATCGGACTGGTTAATTTTATTGATCGGGAAAGTCTGCGTAAAGTGATGACTGATACCCAAGCTGATCCAGAGCTAAAGAATTATTTGTTTAAGCTTTATGTTTTGAATAAGTTTTATGCGTTGGGCAAGAATATTGTCAATACAAAAGCTTATGCTTTAAATAAAATGAAAGAATCATTTATTAATTTTCAAAAAGAGCATCCTGATGTAGTGACTGGAAATATCAAAATTAATCTGAATTAG
- a CDS encoding DNA polymerase-1 (product_source=KO:K02335; cath_funfam=1.10.150.20,1.20.1060.10,3.30.420.10,3.40.50.1010; cog=COG0749; ko=KO:K02335; pfam=PF00476,PF01367,PF01612,PF02739; smart=SM00474,SM00475,SM00482; superfamily=47807,53098,56672,88723; tigrfam=TIGR00593), whose protein sequence is MNKKLFLLDGMALMYRAHFALSKNPRFTSTGINTSAVMGFTNTLLDVLKKEKPTHIAVVFDTEAPTERHTSFEAYKAHRQAMPEDLAAAMPYVIKLITGFNIPVITSDGYEADDIIGTLAKKAEQKGYQVYCMTPDKDFAQLVSENIFIYKPSRMGNDMEILGVKEVLAKWEIENVLQVIDILGLWGDAVDNIPGIPGIGEKTAKALIKQYGSMENIIANSHELKGKQRENVENFAEQGLISKKLATILLDVPVELDEASLELCDPSRDLLEPLFTELEFRTLGRRVFGDEFSVTTARFQEGTQTDLFGNQAGEAIQYTNTLEEEPAEKLPAKTIENTEHDYQLVDTAEQRADLIKLLLAEKRISFDTETTGTDANMADLVGLSFSIKPGTGYYIPVPAVREEAQVIVDEFRVVLENEDIEKIGQNTKYDILVLKWYGVQVKGKLFDTMLAHYLIDPDTRHGMDVLSENYLGYSPISITKLIGAKGKNQGTMRDVPVIDVVDYAAEDADVTLQLAHIFEPKLKELNAAKLAEEIENPLVYVLADIEKEGVRIDIETLKAYSKELETEIIKFEQNVYDKAGVKFNLASPKQLGEVLFDKLQLDPKAKKTKTGQYQTGEDVLMALASKSDIVQDILDFRQLQKLKSTYVDALPLMVNSKTGRVHTSYNQAVAATGRLSSNNPNLQNIPIRTERGREVRKAFIARDENHILLSADYSQIELRIIAEISKEENMLDAFNKGIDIHTATAAKVYGVSIEEVDGTQRRNAKAVNFGIIYGQSAFGLSQNLGIPRKEAAEIIEQYFAQYPGIKRYMSDTMNFARENGFVETIMGRRRYLRDINSANQTVRGFAERNAINAPIQGSAADMIKIAMINIHKEMKAQNLQSTMTMQVHDELVFDVLRTEKEAMKAIIQDKMANAIKLTVPIVVEIGEGDNWLAAH, encoded by the coding sequence ATGAATAAAAAACTCTTTCTCCTAGATGGTATGGCGCTGATGTACAGGGCGCATTTTGCATTAAGTAAAAACCCTCGTTTCACCTCAACAGGCATTAATACATCGGCAGTAATGGGCTTTACCAATACCTTGTTAGATGTTTTGAAGAAAGAAAAACCAACACACATTGCAGTTGTTTTCGATACCGAAGCACCGACTGAAAGGCATACTTCTTTCGAAGCGTATAAAGCACACCGCCAGGCTATGCCCGAAGATCTGGCTGCGGCAATGCCTTATGTGATTAAATTAATTACGGGTTTTAATATTCCCGTGATCACCTCTGATGGTTATGAGGCCGATGATATTATTGGTACGCTGGCTAAAAAAGCCGAACAAAAAGGCTATCAGGTTTACTGTATGACGCCAGATAAGGATTTTGCGCAATTGGTTTCCGAAAATATTTTTATTTACAAACCTTCCCGTATGGGTAACGATATGGAAATATTGGGTGTAAAGGAAGTATTGGCCAAATGGGAGATCGAAAATGTATTACAGGTAATCGATATTTTAGGATTATGGGGCGATGCGGTAGATAATATACCGGGCATCCCAGGCATAGGCGAGAAAACGGCAAAAGCTTTGATCAAACAATACGGTTCTATGGAGAATATTATTGCAAACTCCCATGAGCTAAAAGGCAAACAGCGTGAAAACGTAGAAAACTTTGCAGAACAAGGTTTAATCTCAAAAAAACTAGCAACAATTCTGTTGGATGTTCCGGTTGAATTAGACGAAGCCAGTTTAGAACTTTGCGATCCAAGCCGCGATTTATTAGAACCGCTATTTACCGAATTAGAATTCAGGACTTTGGGCCGTAGGGTATTTGGCGATGAATTTTCGGTTACTACAGCGCGCTTTCAGGAAGGTACACAGACAGATTTATTCGGAAACCAAGCTGGCGAAGCCATTCAATACACCAATACACTTGAAGAAGAACCAGCAGAAAAGCTTCCGGCTAAAACCATCGAAAATACAGAACATGATTATCAATTGGTTGATACTGCTGAGCAACGTGCAGATCTAATTAAATTATTGCTTGCCGAAAAACGGATCTCATTTGATACGGAAACTACCGGTACCGATGCAAACATGGCCGATTTAGTCGGTTTGTCTTTCTCCATAAAACCAGGCACAGGTTATTACATTCCGGTTCCGGCAGTGAGAGAAGAGGCTCAGGTCATCGTCGACGAATTTAGAGTCGTATTGGAAAATGAAGATATCGAAAAAATTGGTCAGAATACCAAATACGATATTTTAGTGCTGAAATGGTATGGCGTTCAGGTGAAGGGTAAACTTTTTGATACCATGCTTGCCCACTATTTAATCGACCCTGATACCCGCCATGGTATGGATGTATTATCAGAAAATTACCTTGGTTATTCACCAATTTCTATCACCAAATTGATTGGTGCAAAAGGCAAAAACCAAGGCACCATGCGTGATGTGCCTGTAATAGATGTGGTAGATTACGCGGCCGAAGATGCTGATGTGACATTACAATTAGCGCACATCTTTGAACCAAAATTAAAAGAACTAAATGCAGCCAAACTTGCCGAAGAAATCGAGAATCCGTTGGTTTATGTTTTGGCAGATATTGAAAAAGAAGGTGTTCGCATTGATATCGAGACGTTAAAAGCTTATTCTAAAGAGCTCGAAACTGAAATTATCAAGTTCGAACAGAATGTTTACGATAAAGCAGGAGTTAAATTTAACCTCGCCTCGCCAAAGCAATTGGGAGAGGTTTTATTTGATAAACTTCAGTTAGATCCTAAAGCTAAAAAGACAAAAACCGGTCAGTACCAAACCGGAGAAGACGTTTTGATGGCCTTAGCGAGCAAAAGTGATATTGTCCAGGATATTTTAGACTTCCGCCAGTTACAAAAACTTAAATCAACCTATGTTGATGCATTGCCTTTAATGGTTAATTCTAAAACAGGTAGAGTACATACATCTTATAATCAGGCGGTTGCAGCAACGGGAAGATTAAGCTCCAACAACCCGAATTTACAGAATATCCCAATCCGTACAGAGCGTGGTAGAGAGGTGCGCAAAGCCTTTATTGCAAGGGATGAAAACCACATTTTGTTATCGGCCGATTATTCGCAGATCGAATTGCGCATTATTGCCGAAATCAGCAAGGAAGAGAATATGCTCGATGCCTTTAACAAAGGGATAGATATCCACACAGCAACGGCAGCTAAAGTATATGGTGTAAGCATCGAAGAGGTAGATGGAACACAGCGCAGAAATGCCAAAGCTGTTAACTTCGGAATTATTTACGGTCAGTCTGCTTTTGGTTTATCGCAAAATTTAGGCATTCCACGTAAGGAAGCAGCAGAAATTATAGAACAATATTTTGCACAATACCCAGGTATTAAGCGCTACATGAGCGATACCATGAATTTTGCACGCGAGAACGGATTTGTAGAAACCATAATGGGCAGAAGGCGTTATTTAAGAGACATTAACTCTGCCAACCAAACCGTAAGAGGTTTTGCAGAACGAAATGCCATTAACGCGCCTATACAGGGCTCTGCGGCCGACATGATCAAGATTGCGATGATCAATATCCATAAAGAAATGAAAGCGCAGAATTTACAGTCAACCATGACCATGCAGGTACATGATGAGTTGGTGTTTGATGTGTTGAGAACAGAAAAAGAAGCGATGAAAGCGATTATTCAGGATAAAATGGCCAATGCTATTAAACTCACTGTCCCCATTGTGGTAGAAATTGGTGAAGGAGATAATTGGCTGGCTGCACATTAA
- a CDS encoding hypothetical protein (product_source=Hypo-rule applied; cleavage_site_network=SignalP-noTM) produces the protein MKKLLSLIAIAAFGLTTAFAQTPATTTPAKAKTVAKKEVKTTTAPVKAGVKQEAKKVETKTTTTAAKVKADGTPDMRFKENKAKAVTKVAGPTKKDGTADMRYKANKAAAAKKN, from the coding sequence ATGAAAAAATTATTGAGTTTAATCGCAATCGCAGCATTTGGTTTAACAACAGCATTTGCTCAGACACCAGCAACAACAACCCCAGCTAAAGCTAAAACAGTTGCTAAAAAAGAAGTAAAAACTACAACTGCACCAGTAAAAGCAGGCGTAAAACAAGAGGCTAAAAAAGTAGAAACTAAAACAACTACTACAGCTGCTAAAGTAAAAGCAGATGGCACGCCGGATATGCGTTTTAAAGAAAATAAAGCAAAAGCGGTAACTAAAGTTGCTGGTCCAACTAAAAAAGACGGAACAGCTGATATGCGTTACAAAGCCAACAAAGCCGCTGCTGCTAAAAAGAATTAG
- a CDS encoding L-ascorbate metabolism protein UlaG (beta-lactamase superfamily) (product_source=COG2220; cath_funfam=3.60.15.10; cog=COG2220; pfam=PF13483; smart=SM00849; superfamily=56281), which translates to MKYTYYGQSCFLLEAAGKKLLFDPFISHNPLAKNIDIKAIEADYILVSHGHSDHVADLITLAKQTQATVIAMPEVVDWASKQGVEKVHGMNFGKFTFDWGTVRMVPATHSSGLPDGSYGGNPAGFVLEVDGKQIYFAGDTGLTIEMKVLADIYNLDYAILPIGGNYTMDVDDALVATKYFDCDHVIGVHYNTFPVIEIDTKVALDKFKRENKTLLLPEIGETISL; encoded by the coding sequence ATGAAATACACTTATTACGGCCAATCTTGCTTCCTATTAGAGGCAGCCGGCAAAAAATTACTATTCGATCCGTTTATATCACACAATCCATTAGCTAAAAATATAGACATTAAAGCCATTGAGGCCGATTATATCCTGGTAAGTCATGGGCATAGCGATCACGTGGCTGATCTGATAACACTAGCAAAGCAAACGCAAGCCACCGTTATTGCCATGCCAGAAGTAGTAGATTGGGCAAGTAAACAAGGTGTAGAAAAAGTACATGGAATGAATTTTGGTAAATTTACCTTCGATTGGGGAACCGTACGCATGGTGCCTGCAACCCACTCATCGGGTTTGCCAGATGGAAGTTATGGAGGAAACCCGGCAGGCTTTGTACTTGAAGTAGATGGCAAACAGATTTACTTCGCCGGCGATACAGGTTTAACCATTGAGATGAAAGTTTTGGCTGATATTTACAACCTGGATTATGCCATTTTACCTATCGGCGGAAATTATACCATGGATGTTGATGATGCTTTGGTTGCGACTAAATATTTCGACTGTGATCATGTAATCGGCGTACACTACAATACTTTTCCGGTAATTGAAATTGATACCAAAGTGGCATTGGATAAGTTTAAGCGCGAAAACAAAACGCTATTGTTGCCAGAAATTGGTGAGACGATAAGTTTATAG
- a CDS encoding DNA-binding protein YbaB (product_source=COG0718; cath_funfam=3.30.1310.10; cog=COG0718; ko=KO:K09747; pfam=PF02575; superfamily=82607) produces the protein MFDKLFAAQQKAEEIKKRLDTISVFGEVENGAIKITATANKAITGISIDEEFLKNADKEELEELLLTAINKAMASAEQVSAAEMQASAQDMLGGLGGMFGQ, from the coding sequence ATGTTCGATAAATTATTTGCGGCTCAACAAAAAGCCGAGGAAATTAAAAAACGCCTGGATACGATCTCGGTATTTGGCGAAGTTGAAAATGGTGCAATAAAAATCACTGCTACAGCAAACAAGGCCATCACCGGAATTTCCATTGATGAGGAGTTTTTGAAAAATGCCGATAAGGAAGAATTAGAAGAACTTTTATTAACAGCTATTAATAAAGCTATGGCAAGTGCTGAACAAGTTAGTGCCGCCGAAATGCAGGCATCAGCGCAGGATATGCTTGGAGGCTTAGGAGGTATGTTTGGGCAATAA
- a CDS encoding hypothetical protein (product_source=Hypo-rule applied; transmembrane_helix_parts=Inside_1_20,TMhelix_21_43,Outside_44_52,TMhelix_53_75,Inside_76_187,TMhelix_188_206,Outside_207_220,TMhelix_221_243,Inside_244_327) — MAKTKWIIEPSTLTIYPKRNLRIVGVIFFVLIGAFIFFLSRSVQGYSAGLTFGYYGFLLLIPLLLIFIAETKVVFDGNSRILYKRIAFLPTGSIPFGDIASVEPYEVLGSGFNYKLFKKSNRHGRGLLVSSGYSKATDVNLIAFQQEVLPKIDELVFANAPIIPKQTIYDFRFFKEEGGIYLLRDNKIGSLIIGLILVGITVAILLNPDFLTNEGSFQKVLLTYFPAAIGLALLFAATSNIRFDKNQRKIIRSTFAGRVVKEYPFDEVIRFQVIRKTTNLIYSGTEVRLEILLPAKNKTTILNLKHFTGTKKIERFLDEANTILGRI, encoded by the coding sequence ATGGCAAAAACAAAATGGATCATTGAGCCAAGTACATTAACGATCTATCCTAAAAGAAATTTAAGGATAGTTGGTGTTATTTTTTTTGTACTGATCGGGGCCTTTATTTTCTTTTTATCGAGATCGGTACAGGGCTATTCGGCTGGCCTTACTTTTGGATATTATGGTTTCCTGTTGCTAATCCCTTTACTGTTAATTTTTATTGCCGAAACGAAGGTTGTTTTTGATGGGAACAGCAGAATTTTATATAAAAGAATTGCGTTTTTGCCAACAGGATCAATTCCTTTTGGTGATATCGCTTCAGTAGAACCATACGAAGTACTCGGAAGCGGTTTCAATTATAAACTGTTTAAAAAAAGTAACAGACATGGTAGAGGCTTACTTGTTTCTTCCGGATATAGCAAAGCCACCGATGTCAATCTGATCGCTTTTCAGCAGGAGGTATTGCCAAAGATTGATGAACTTGTTTTCGCCAATGCACCGATAATTCCCAAACAGACCATTTACGATTTTCGGTTTTTTAAAGAAGAAGGAGGCATTTACCTGTTGCGGGATAATAAGATAGGAAGTTTAATCATTGGGCTGATTTTGGTCGGCATTACTGTTGCGATATTGCTTAATCCAGATTTTTTAACAAACGAAGGGTCATTTCAAAAAGTACTCCTAACCTATTTTCCAGCGGCGATCGGCTTGGCACTTCTTTTTGCCGCAACCTCCAATATCCGTTTTGATAAAAACCAAAGGAAAATTATCCGTTCTACTTTTGCGGGCCGTGTGGTAAAAGAATATCCGTTTGATGAGGTGATCCGTTTTCAAGTGATCCGCAAAACAACCAACCTTATTTATTCAGGTACCGAAGTTAGGTTAGAAATTTTACTGCCAGCCAAAAACAAAACAACCATCTTAAACCTTAAACACTTTACAGGCACTAAAAAGATTGAGCGCTTTCTTGATGAAGCCAATACGATTTTAGGTCGGATTTAG
- a CDS encoding CubicO group peptidase (beta-lactamase class C family) (product_source=COG1680; cath_funfam=3.40.710.10; cog=COG1680; pfam=PF00144; superfamily=56601) yields the protein MNFRYICSALALSVTLLTACSSKKSEEKKAAEKKIRTKDDDKADSLLLVYNPQKGDKWVADFVDNLHRKFNFNGNMLVAKDGKILYEKAVGWADYLHRDSLTINSEFELASITKTFTGTAIMQLVEAGKLSLNDNVKKFYPNFPYEGITVKLLLSHRSGMMNYVYFIDDIWRKEKRNMKKGVTNQEVMNVIAERKPNPYTKPDNRFHYNNSNFMVLGAIIEKVTGQRYSQYMMEHVFKPAGLKHTHVYSTTEYEKIPVDVVGHDRNSFRYSVAQNFLDGPVGDKGIYSTVHDLVLFDKYLKNGRLLTKKSLDSAYVGRNKPINGHFNYGYGWRMFDGENMDKVVYHTGWWHGFRHIYVRDLNKNIVIIFLGNLTNGSLMHLDELYKHFNMPVIRKGAYHGNGSLPGSDED from the coding sequence ATGAATTTTCGATATATATGTTCAGCATTAGCCCTCTCTGTAACTTTACTAACCGCATGTTCAAGCAAAAAATCTGAAGAGAAAAAGGCTGCTGAAAAAAAAATCCGCACCAAAGACGACGACAAAGCCGATAGCCTTCTATTGGTTTATAATCCTCAAAAAGGTGATAAATGGGTTGCTGATTTTGTAGATAACCTACACCGGAAATTCAATTTCAACGGAAATATGCTGGTAGCCAAAGATGGAAAAATTCTTTACGAAAAAGCCGTTGGATGGGCTGATTACCTGCACCGCGATAGTTTAACCATCAACTCGGAATTTGAGCTGGCTTCAATTACCAAAACCTTTACCGGCACGGCCATTATGCAATTGGTAGAAGCCGGAAAACTTTCGTTAAACGATAATGTAAAAAAATTCTATCCTAATTTCCCATACGAGGGTATAACGGTGAAATTATTGCTTTCTCACCGCAGCGGCATGATGAACTATGTTTACTTTATAGATGATATCTGGCGTAAGGAAAAACGAAACATGAAAAAAGGCGTAACCAATCAGGAAGTAATGAATGTTATTGCTGAGCGGAAACCAAACCCATACACTAAACCAGATAACCGCTTTCACTATAACAACTCGAACTTTATGGTTTTGGGTGCCATTATAGAAAAGGTTACCGGACAACGTTACTCGCAGTATATGATGGAGCATGTGTTTAAACCAGCTGGATTAAAGCACACGCATGTGTATAGCACCACTGAGTATGAAAAAATTCCGGTTGATGTGGTTGGTCATGACCGTAATAGTTTCAGATATTCTGTTGCGCAGAATTTCTTAGACGGCCCGGTTGGGGATAAAGGCATTTATAGCACGGTACACGATTTGGTATTATTTGATAAATACTTGAAAAACGGAAGATTACTGACCAAAAAGAGTCTCGATTCGGCATATGTGGGTCGCAATAAACCTATAAATGGTCATTTTAACTATGGCTATGGCTGGAGGATGTTCGATGGCGAAAATATGGACAAAGTAGTTTACCACACAGGTTGGTGGCATGGTTTCCGCCATATTTATGTGCGAGATTTAAACAAGAACATTGTAATCATATTTTTAGGCAATCTTACAAATGGAAGTTTGATGCATCTTGACGAGCTTTACAAACATTTCAATATGCCGGTTATTCGTAAAGGGGCTTACCATGGCAATGGAAGTTTGCCTGGAAGCGACGAAGATTAA
- a CDS encoding uncharacterized protein YjlB (product_source=COG4297; cog=COG4297; pfam=PF00190; superfamily=51182) — protein MDKEKLIQEAYLVAHKIEENGNFPNNPNLPLMIYKGTFRLHPDDTEEVIKKVFAQNGYTNAWVDGIFDYHHYHSNTHEVMGVFCGKADVQFGGEHGVCIELDKGDVIIIPAGVAHKKLNSTDDFTVVGAYPNGSDYDMRYGKAEERPEADETIAKVKNPDSDPVYGSKGHLFECWYNQNCENV, from the coding sequence ATGGACAAAGAAAAATTGATACAAGAAGCCTACCTGGTTGCACATAAAATAGAGGAGAATGGCAATTTTCCAAACAATCCCAATTTACCATTAATGATCTACAAAGGTACATTCAGGTTGCATCCTGACGATACCGAAGAAGTAATCAAGAAAGTTTTCGCACAGAACGGGTATACCAATGCCTGGGTTGATGGCATTTTTGATTATCACCATTACCATAGCAATACACACGAAGTAATGGGTGTATTTTGTGGCAAGGCCGATGTTCAGTTTGGAGGTGAGCATGGCGTTTGTATAGAACTGGATAAAGGTGATGTAATTATTATCCCTGCCGGTGTAGCGCATAAAAAACTGAACTCAACCGACGACTTCACTGTTGTTGGTGCATACCCAAACGGTTCAGATTATGACATGAGATATGGTAAAGCTGAGGAGCGGCCTGAAGCAGATGAAACCATAGCTAAAGTGAAAAATCCAGACAGCGACCCCGTTTATGGAAGTAAAGGTCACCTATTTGAATGCTGGTACAATCAAAATTGCGAAAATGTGTAA
- a CDS encoding GxxExxY protein (product_source=TIGR04256; pfam=PF13366; tigrfam=TIGR04256) yields MDENDISCQIRGTIFRVYNALGPGLLESVYETVLAYVLTENGLDVKQQVKLPVVFEGITLDAGYRIDLLINDLIIIEVKSVETLAPVHHKQVLTYLKLSGLRLGLLVNFNSSNISQSIWRKVNGLR; encoded by the coding sequence ATGGATGAGAATGATATCTCCTGCCAGATTAGGGGTACAATATTTAGAGTTTACAATGCACTAGGTCCAGGACTATTAGAATCCGTTTATGAAACGGTACTGGCTTATGTTTTAACCGAAAATGGCTTAGATGTTAAGCAACAGGTAAAATTACCAGTTGTATTTGAAGGCATAACCCTCGATGCCGGCTATCGGATAGATTTGTTAATTAACGATCTGATCATTATCGAAGTAAAATCTGTAGAAACACTTGCGCCTGTTCACCATAAGCAAGTACTTACTTACCTGAAACTTTCTGGCTTACGACTTGGATTGCTTGTTAATTTTAATTCTTCAAACATATCACAGTCAATCTGGAGAAAAGTTAATGGCCTTCGATAA
- a CDS encoding uncharacterized protein (product_source=KO:K07148; cog=COG2311; ko=KO:K07148; pfam=PF04235; transmembrane_helix_parts=Inside_1_19,TMhelix_20_39,Outside_40_58,TMhelix_59_81,Inside_82_101,TMhelix_102_121,Outside_122_140,TMhelix_141_163,Inside_164_174,TMhelix_175_197,Outside_198_206,TMhelix_207_229,Inside_230_241,TMhelix_242_259,Outside_260_271,TMhelix_272_294,Inside_295_314,TMhelix_315_334,Outside_335_338,TMhelix_339_361,Inside_362_399) gives MNTVSNLPIQLNQRTVIIDILRGWALLGVVLMNYYDFFVLDKDPVLFKPDGLTDGLMYFLRTVFAAKSWTMLSLLFGYGFAVLMNSISTKGKNPYTFFMGRMFWLLMLALVNSALFFGDILKDYAILGLLLLFFYRSSAKTTFAVSLILLLIIPALSAFVNSMHDTGREDITKLFYLYRSNYLVDVLYFGLKGTYVAQMISKPYLYTVHVVMFCCFLWGFSLYKINFFNALPTKRELIKKMFWISLGVTLVLSAYFPIIDKLKWNVKDYYNIRYWLILSTMLFISSAICWLYISERCKTFLGSLAVMGKMTLTNYMVQNLIGLLIFSGFGLGIWTSMPIGFYLILAIIIYTLQVYFSKWWLSRYNYGPIEWIWRQLSYGKRLPLKKLAGTPLFSSTEYQ, from the coding sequence ATGAATACCGTATCAAACCTACCTATCCAACTCAATCAGCGCACGGTGATTATCGATATACTTAGAGGCTGGGCGCTTTTGGGGGTTGTTTTGATGAATTATTATGATTTTTTTGTACTGGATAAAGACCCTGTCCTCTTTAAGCCCGATGGTTTAACCGACGGCTTGATGTACTTCTTGAGAACGGTTTTTGCAGCTAAATCGTGGACAATGCTAAGCCTGCTTTTTGGTTATGGTTTTGCTGTTTTAATGAACAGCATTAGCACTAAGGGAAAGAATCCCTATACTTTTTTCATGGGCCGTATGTTCTGGTTGCTGATGCTCGCATTAGTCAATAGTGCGCTCTTTTTCGGCGACATTCTAAAAGATTATGCCATTTTAGGGCTGTTACTGCTATTCTTCTATCGAAGTTCGGCCAAAACCACTTTTGCCGTAAGCTTGATCCTCTTATTGATTATTCCTGCATTAAGTGCTTTTGTCAACTCGATGCACGACACTGGCCGAGAAGATATCACAAAACTGTTTTACCTTTACAGGAGCAATTACCTGGTAGATGTACTGTACTTCGGACTAAAAGGTACCTATGTTGCCCAAATGATCAGTAAACCATATTTATATACGGTACATGTTGTAATGTTCTGTTGTTTTTTATGGGGTTTTAGCCTGTACAAGATCAATTTCTTTAATGCATTGCCAACCAAAAGAGAACTGATAAAAAAAATGTTTTGGATTTCATTGGGTGTTACCCTAGTGCTTTCTGCCTATTTCCCAATTATCGACAAATTAAAGTGGAACGTTAAGGATTATTATAACATACGTTATTGGCTAATTTTAAGCACCATGTTATTTATTTCCAGCGCCATTTGCTGGCTGTACATTTCAGAGAGATGCAAAACTTTTTTGGGTAGTTTGGCTGTTATGGGCAAAATGACCCTAACCAATTATATGGTACAAAACCTGATCGGCCTGCTTATTTTTTCTGGCTTTGGTCTTGGTATCTGGACATCAATGCCAATAGGTTTTTATTTAATATTGGCGATTATTATTTACACACTGCAGGTTTATTTTAGCAAATGGTGGCTTTCGAGGTATAATTATGGCCCTATCGAATGGATCTGGCGCCAGTTAAGCTATGGGAAAAGATTACCGCTTAAAAAGTTAGCTGGGACGCCTCTTTTCTCTAGTACTGAATATCAATAA